Genomic window (Paenibacillus sp. PK3_47):
AAAAGAAGATGAGCAGAAGGTTGTCGAAGAAGCCTCACAGCTGATAGAGCAGGTTGCCAAGACGGATACCGTAGCGCTGGATTCCTTGATGGATGATATCGGCAGGCTCGGGGTGAAAACACAGGAGAAGGCAGGACAGACGCTGAAGCTGCTGGACCGCCCTGTGAATGACCTGATGTCCGGCAAACGTGTAGAAGTGCCCAATATGATCATGAAGCTGCGAAATGAATGTGAAACGCTGCAGCAGAGCAAAAATGTCAGCTTTTTCGGCAAAATGCTGCGCAAGAGCCCGCTCAAAAATTATGTCTACAAGTACCAGTCTGTACGTACAAATATTGATGCCATCGTTACCGGTCTGCGTGACGGCCGGGATACGCTCGAGGAGAGCATTGTCAATATGCGCCAGCTGAAGCGCACCTCCATGGAGGAAATCTACAACCTGCAGACCAAAATCGCCTTCGGCAACAAGCTGAAGGAACTGTTCGAAATTGAGATTGCCAAACCGGAGAATGAATTCCGCAAGGCGTATCTGGAGCGTGGTTTGCGCAAAGTGATGGTGCGGATTCAGTCCATGACGGAGATGATCCTGCTCTACAATCAGGCTATCGCTGCTACGGATATCATCAACGACAACAATGATAAATTGATCGATTCCGTTAACAACGCAATTGACAAGACCTCTAACCTGATCACCGTGTCGGCGATGATTGCCATGTCCCTTGCTGATCAGGAGAATGTGATTTCCGCTGTCGAAGCGACGAACAAAACAATCGAGGACCAGTTCAAGGAAAATGCCCGCCTGCTGCGTACTACGACTGAAAAGACGACAGAGCTTCTGTCCAAACCTTCGATGTCACTTGAAGCTGTCAATCAGGCAATCGGTGATCTGCTGAGTGCCCTGGATACTTCCGAGCAGTCCAACCGCCGGATTATTGAGAGCTGTCAGGATTACACATCCAAAATGACAACGATTAATACACAGCTGAACAACCGGCTCGGCCTGAATGAGGCTTCCCAGCCGCAGGCGTTGAAGCAGGCTGAAAGCGGATTGAGCAGCTTTTTGAACTAGAATCGCGAGATGAAATTCATAAGAATTAGAGGTCAGGCCCGCTGAATTATTCAGCGGGCCTGGCTGTGTTAATCTATTTCTATTTTATTAGAATATATTTTATTTACTAATATTTTCATATCAGCTATTATGGAAATGCCTTCCTGCATTAAAATGGGAATAAGCTGCAGCGGCAAAGATTTTATTATGGCTGTTCTATTGAGAACGGCACAGGAGGAAATGAAAAGATGGGCAGGAAGTTTCGGGGGGCATTGGCAGGTATACTGGGGGTTAGCATGCTGCTGGGATCATTAGGAGCAGCGCAAGCACAAAGCAGCGGCAGTGATTATAGTGGCCACTGGGCTCAGAAGACGATTGAAAGCTGGCTGGAAAAAGGAAATCTGAAAGGGTTTCAGGATGGGTCCGTCAAACCTAATCAGACCATTACACGAGCAGAGTTCATGACGCTGGTCAACCGGTCGTTTGGTTTCACCGCAGAGGCTGACGTGAATTTTTCGGATGTCAATTCTGCAAGCTGGTCTTACAGCGAAGTGGCCAAAGCGGTTGCCGCAGGTTACATACAAGGATACAACAATGAGATACGCCCGAATGCGCCCATCAACCGTCAGGAAGCGGCTGTTGTGGTTGGCAAGCTGCTGCAGCTTACTGAGGGTGATATCAATGATTTACAGGTTTTTAGTGATG
Coding sequences:
- a CDS encoding toxic anion resistance protein produces the protein MSTQYIELKKEDEQKVVEEASQLIEQVAKTDTVALDSLMDDIGRLGVKTQEKAGQTLKLLDRPVNDLMSGKRVEVPNMIMKLRNECETLQQSKNVSFFGKMLRKSPLKNYVYKYQSVRTNIDAIVTGLRDGRDTLEESIVNMRQLKRTSMEEIYNLQTKIAFGNKLKELFEIEIAKPENEFRKAYLERGLRKVMVRIQSMTEMILLYNQAIAATDIINDNNDKLIDSVNNAIDKTSNLITVSAMIAMSLADQENVISAVEATNKTIEDQFKENARLLRTTTEKTTELLSKPSMSLEAVNQAIGDLLSALDTSEQSNRRIIESCQDYTSKMTTINTQLNNRLGLNEASQPQALKQAESGLSSFLN